Proteins from one Nilaparvata lugens isolate BPH chromosome 10, ASM1435652v1, whole genome shotgun sequence genomic window:
- the LOC120353293 gene encoding ring-infected erythrocyte surface antigen-like has protein sequence MMIIQRAAFLVSMLSCVSVISIELKENSTGNLRGNSTGNVGENWENNVGESVSDRGGKSVGNQNDRGGRFVENQKFDHVGENEQNVIENSTVRVIEDYLNQLGGKVGNSAVKNVAEDQLEHVGKNMGNNITTNLVEHAKLYYVKQNVGNKVENYTKHVGKNVGNNITTNPVEHEELYNMEQNVGNKVENYMEHELEHVEKNVGENITTNPVEHEELYNMEQNVGNKVENYMKHVGKNVGNNITTNLVEHMELYNVKLNFGNKVENYMDQVGRNVGNNITTNPVKHVELDNVEQNVGNKDKNSMEHVGSGWLDHVGNNKKNMEHVGKDDRENTENKPTSSTKQVRLKQLDSVEENYTNSVELVRVKRGPAHHVETKVSNPVKVEKISEGKNEGNSTDQKNC, from the exons ATGATGATTATCCAACGTGCAGCATTTCTTGTCTCAATGCTCAGCTGTGTTTCAGTGATTTCTATCGAGTTGAAAGAAAATTCTACGGGAAATCTTCGTGGAAATTCAACGGGGAATGTGGGTGAAAACTGGGAGAATAATGTGGGGGAAAGTGTGAGTGATAGAGGTGGTAAATCTGTGGGGAATCAAAATGATAGAGGTGGAAGATTTGTGGAGAATCAAAAGTTTGATCATGTGGGTGAAAATGAACAAAATGTGATTGAAAACAGTACAGTACGtgtgatagaagattatttgaatcaattggGTGGTAAGGTAGGTAATAGTGCTGTGAAGAATGTGGCAGAAGATCAATTGGAACATGTGGGGAAAAATATGGGTAACAATATAACTACAAATCTAGTGGAGCATGCGAAGCTATATTATGTGAAACAGAATGTGGGGAATAAAGTAGAAAATTATACGAAACATGTGGGGAAAAATGTGGGTAACAATATAACTACAAATCCAGTGGAGCATGAGGAGCTATATAATATGGAACAAAATGTAGGAAATAAAGTGGAAAATTATATGGAACATGAATTGGAACATGTGGAGAAAAATGTGGGTGAAAATATAACTACAAATCCAGTTGAACATGAGGAGCTATATAATATGGAACAAAATGTGGGGAATAAagtagaaaattatatgaaacaTGTGGGGAAAAATGTGGGTAACAATATAACTACAAATCTAGTGGAGCATATGGAGCTATATAATGTGAAACTAAATTTTGGGAATAAAGTAGAAAATTATATGGACCAAGTGGGGAGAAATGTGGGTAACAATATAA CTACAAATCCAGTGAAACATGTGGAGCTAGATAATGTGGAACAGAATGTGGGGAATAAAGACAAAAATTCTATGGAACATGTGGGGTCAGGTTGGTTAGATCATGTAGggaataataagaagaatatgGAACATGTGGGGAAAGATGATAGAGAAAATACAGAGAATAAACCTACATCCTCTACGAAACAAGTGAGGTTAAAACAGTTAGATTCTGTGGAAGAAAATTACACAAATTCTGTAGAACTTGTGAGGGTCAAACGTGGGCCTGCTCATCATGTGGAAACAAAAGTTTCAAATCCTGTAAAAGTGGAGAAGATATCTGAAGGGAAAAACGAGGGAAACTCTACTGatcaaaaaaattgttaa